Proteins found in one Bacteroidota bacterium genomic segment:
- the gltX gene encoding glutamate--tRNA ligase, with protein MSVRVRFAPSPTGLLHIGGLRTALYNYLFARHHGGRFILRIEDTDQSRYVEGAEADIIRSLRWAGLDYDEGPDVGGPYGPYRQSERSELYRRHAEELVEKGFAYYAFDTPEELEAMRERLQRAGNPSPKYNPITRLSMKNSLTLPEQEVRERLRSGQPYVIRLKVPRHETIRFYDEIRGWVAFESEELDDQVLLKSDGLPTYHLANVVDDHYMGITHVIRGEEWLSSTPKHILLYRYFGWEPPKMAHLPLILNPQGGKLSKRSAAELGIPVNVRDYIEAGFLPEAVVNFLAFLGWNPGDDRELMSLPELVEAFSLARVVKSGAVFNFDKLKWYNQQYIRRKPDSELVEAVRRELERRGLPVPEERYLRGVVQLMKERVEFIHEFVTFSRYFFEDPTEYAPEGIRKHWKEDTPALLRAYLERLQRLAEEAFTPERVEAELRALATEHGVAAARLIHPTRLALTGMTFGPGLFDLMALLGRERCLRRLRRALEAIPIPEQPATPP; from the coding sequence ATGAGCGTACGCGTGCGCTTTGCGCCCAGTCCTACGGGGTTGTTGCACATCGGGGGATTGCGCACGGCCCTGTACAATTACCTCTTCGCCCGCCATCACGGGGGTCGGTTCATCTTGCGGATCGAGGATACCGACCAAAGCCGCTATGTGGAGGGGGCCGAAGCGGACATCATACGGTCCCTGCGATGGGCCGGTCTGGACTACGACGAAGGCCCCGACGTAGGGGGGCCGTATGGGCCGTATCGGCAGTCGGAGCGTTCGGAGCTATACCGCAGGCATGCGGAGGAGCTCGTGGAGAAGGGCTTCGCCTACTATGCCTTTGATACGCCTGAAGAGCTAGAGGCCATGCGCGAGCGGCTGCAACGGGCCGGCAACCCCTCTCCCAAGTACAACCCCATTACGCGCCTGTCCATGAAGAACTCCCTTACGCTGCCGGAGCAGGAGGTGCGGGAGCGGCTCCGGTCTGGCCAACCTTATGTGATCCGGCTCAAGGTCCCCCGGCACGAGACGATTCGCTTCTACGACGAGATCCGCGGATGGGTCGCCTTTGAGAGCGAGGAGTTGGACGATCAGGTGTTGCTCAAATCTGATGGCCTGCCCACGTATCACCTGGCGAACGTGGTTGACGACCACTACATGGGCATCACGCACGTGATCCGAGGCGAGGAGTGGCTTTCGAGCACGCCGAAGCACATTCTGCTGTATCGCTACTTTGGCTGGGAGCCCCCGAAGATGGCCCATCTGCCCCTGATCCTAAATCCCCAGGGGGGGAAGCTCTCCAAGCGCAGCGCGGCCGAGCTTGGGATCCCCGTAAACGTGCGGGATTACATCGAAGCCGGCTTCCTGCCCGAGGCGGTGGTGAATTTTCTGGCCTTTTTGGGCTGGAATCCGGGAGACGATCGCGAGCTGATGAGTCTGCCGGAGCTCGTCGAAGCTTTCAGCCTGGCGCGGGTGGTCAAGTCGGGAGCCGTTTTTAATTTTGACAAGCTCAAGTGGTATAACCAGCAGTACATTCGGCGCAAGCCCGATTCGGAGCTGGTGGAGGCGGTACGGCGCGAGTTGGAACGGCGCGGCCTGCCCGTTCCCGAGGAGCGCTACCTACGAGGCGTCGTGCAGCTCATGAAGGAACGCGTGGAGTTTATCCACGAATTCGTCACCTTCAGCCGCTATTTCTTCGAAGACCCCACGGAGTACGCCCCTGAAGGCATCCGGAAGCACTGGAAGGAGGACACGCCCGCGCTTCTGAGGGCGTATCTAGAGCGCCTGCAGCGGCTTGCGGAAGAGGCGTTTACGCCCGAACGCGTGGAGGCTGAGCTGCGCGCCCTTGCGACCGAGCACGGGGTGGCGGCGGCGCGCCTGATTCATCCCACAAGGCTTGCGCTAACGGGCATGACCTTCGGACCTGGCCTGTTTGACCTGATGGCCCTTTTGGGCCGAGAACGGTGCCTGCGCCGACTGCGCCGCGCGCTAGAGGCGATCCCGATCCCGGAGCAGCCTGCTACTCCACCGTGA
- a CDS encoding Nramp family divalent metal transporter, with product MAEPLLRQPLLRWPDVRALRRRVRWMRYFGPAFLVSVGYMDPGNWATDIEAGSRFGYSLLWVITLSSLMAIFLQILAAKLGLATGKDLATLCREQYRSPWRQILFLTAALAMMATDLAEFMGVALALNLLFGIPLAWAALITFLDVLLILYLERFGFRIIELVIIGFVAAIGLAYVVELAWAQPDWGQVARHAFWPDERIGAAEALFVAVGILGATVMPHNLYLHSAQVRNRLADGLKRERLYRLSVWDTILALNVAWLINSSILIVSSAVFHENGVLVTDIDQAYRTLEPLLGKAAALTFALALLASGISSSTTATLAGQYVFQGFLRLDRLSPALIRLGTRTATMLPALLAIWLHARPMSLLVLSQVILSFQLPFAVIPLVRLTSRRDLMGELVNKTWQQVLGWVMAACIVGLNLWLLALGALGH from the coding sequence ATGGCTGAGCCCCTATTACGCCAACCCCTTCTGCGTTGGCCCGATGTGCGGGCCCTGCGGCGCCGCGTGCGCTGGATGCGCTATTTCGGTCCGGCTTTCCTGGTCAGCGTCGGCTACATGGACCCAGGCAATTGGGCCACGGACATCGAGGCCGGCAGTCGCTTTGGCTATAGCCTCCTGTGGGTGATTACGCTCTCAAGCCTCATGGCCATTTTTCTGCAGATCTTGGCTGCTAAGTTGGGCTTGGCCACGGGCAAGGATTTGGCCACGTTGTGCCGGGAGCAGTACCGCAGTCCCTGGCGGCAGATCCTGTTTCTGACGGCCGCTTTGGCCATGATGGCGACCGATTTGGCCGAATTCATGGGGGTAGCCTTGGCGCTCAACCTGCTTTTCGGGATCCCGCTGGCCTGGGCCGCCCTGATCACGTTCTTGGACGTGCTGCTCATCTTGTACTTGGAGCGCTTTGGTTTTCGCATCATAGAGCTTGTGATCATCGGCTTTGTGGCCGCAATAGGACTAGCTTACGTCGTAGAGCTCGCCTGGGCGCAACCGGACTGGGGGCAGGTAGCCCGTCATGCCTTTTGGCCGGATGAGCGCATTGGAGCAGCGGAGGCCCTTTTCGTTGCGGTCGGGATCTTGGGGGCCACCGTGATGCCCCACAACTTGTATCTGCACTCCGCCCAGGTGCGCAACCGCCTCGCGGACGGCTTAAAACGGGAGCGTCTGTATCGGTTAAGCGTCTGGGATACGATACTGGCCCTCAACGTAGCTTGGCTCATCAACTCCAGCATTCTCATCGTCTCCTCGGCCGTTTTTCACGAAAACGGGGTCTTGGTCACGGATATCGACCAGGCCTATCGGACCCTGGAGCCGCTTTTAGGCAAGGCAGCGGCCCTGACGTTTGCCCTCGCCCTGCTGGCGAGCGGTATCTCCAGCTCCACCACGGCCACGCTGGCGGGCCAATACGTCTTTCAGGGCTTCTTGCGCCTGGATCGGCTTTCGCCGGCGCTGATCCGGCTCGGCACCCGAACGGCCACGATGCTTCCGGCGCTACTGGCCATCTGGTTGCACGCTCGGCCCATGAGCTTGCTTGTACTCAGCCAGGTGATCCTCTCTTTTCAGCTGCCGTTTGCCGTGATCCCCCTGGTGCGCTTGACCTCACGGCGGGATCTTATGGGCGAGCTCGTAAACAAGACCTGGCAGCAGGTCTTGGGATGGGTTATGGCGGCCTGCATCGTCGGGCTCAACCTCTGGCTTTTGGCCCTGGGCGCTTTAGGACATTGA
- the uvrA gene encoding excinuclease ABC subunit UvrA, whose protein sequence is MLPKPLDSLDAPQTEKSPAHLLIRGARQHNLKNIDLALPRNRLIVFTGPSGSGKSSLVFDTIYAEGYRRYTESLSAYARQFLERLPKPDVDEIEGLSPAVAIEQKSGARNARSTVATMTELYDYLRLLFARIGRTYSPISGEEVTRDTPERIRERLRQQLKPGDRLYVAFPVHLRPGQTLEAVLNLWRERGFYRLLCGSTLIDTAHEAVPADWAQEELGLVVDRLTWEPELEEFQTRLAEAIELAYREGEGQAWIRLVDGRTFRFSQHFERDGMRFEEPTPQLFGFNSPYGACKTCQGFGRVPGIDPDKVIPDPRLSIREGAVAPWRTDKHQQWLRRLERCAHEVGLPLDVPYCELTEAQRDLLWNGWPGFEGIEGFFREIQSQFHKMHYRIFYARFRGYKRCPDCRGYRLRPEALYVRVGGLHIGEVTALSIGEAERFFRSLRLSDYEEQVAGQVLAEIRRRLEYLVAIGLDYLTLDRLAMTLSGGETQRIHLATALGGALVGAIYVLDEPSIGLHPRDTERLIGILRRLRDQGNTVLVVEHDPDIIRAADEIVELGPGAGEHGGQIVFQGSYKALCQHPSSLTGGYLSGRLQIPVPRQRRRWEDAIVLYGCRSHNLKNLDVTFPLNVLVCVTGPSGSGKSTLVHQTLYEALRRLKGDYAEEEPTTTPGLYSRITGHEAIAAVELVDQSPIGRSSRSNPVTFVKAFDPIRELYASLPLAQARGYTPGFFSFNVEGGRCEACQGEGWQRIEMQFLADLYLPCEVCQGRRYKDEVLDVRYRDRSIVDVLEMTVEEASEFFADHRKIVQRLHPLQEVGLGYVRLGQPTPTLSGGEAQRLKLAAHLAEPHRGPTLYLFDEPTTGLHLDDVRRLLACFDRLLEQGHSVVVIEHNLEVIKCADYVIDLGPGGGAQGGYLVATGTPEEVAQHPESPTGPYLRAVLERGRSDYTSPNGPIQ, encoded by the coding sequence ATGCTTCCCAAGCCCCTAGACTCCCTGGATGCGCCGCAAACCGAAAAGTCGCCCGCGCACCTGCTGATCCGCGGGGCGCGGCAGCATAACCTCAAAAACATCGACCTGGCGCTGCCGCGCAACCGGTTGATCGTCTTCACCGGCCCCTCAGGGAGCGGGAAAAGTTCGCTCGTCTTCGATACGATCTACGCGGAGGGCTACCGCCGCTACACGGAATCCTTAAGCGCCTACGCCCGGCAATTCCTGGAGCGCCTGCCCAAGCCGGACGTGGATGAGATCGAGGGCCTGAGCCCAGCTGTGGCGATCGAACAGAAAAGCGGAGCCCGAAACGCGCGCTCCACGGTCGCCACCATGACGGAGCTTTACGACTATCTGCGCCTGCTCTTTGCCCGCATCGGACGCACGTACTCGCCGATTTCCGGTGAAGAGGTCACCCGCGATACACCGGAGCGCATTCGCGAGCGCTTGCGTCAACAGCTCAAGCCCGGGGATCGCCTTTACGTGGCCTTCCCGGTGCACTTGCGCCCGGGGCAGACCTTGGAGGCCGTGCTGAACCTGTGGCGGGAACGAGGGTTTTACCGGCTTCTGTGCGGCTCCACCTTGATCGACACGGCGCACGAGGCCGTTCCGGCCGACTGGGCTCAAGAGGAGCTGGGGCTCGTGGTGGACCGGCTCACCTGGGAGCCAGAGCTTGAGGAATTTCAGACGCGCTTGGCCGAAGCCATCGAGCTGGCCTACCGAGAGGGCGAGGGACAGGCCTGGATCCGCCTTGTCGACGGACGCACGTTTCGCTTTAGCCAGCACTTCGAGCGGGACGGCATGCGCTTCGAAGAGCCTACGCCTCAGCTTTTCGGCTTCAACAGCCCCTATGGGGCCTGCAAAACATGCCAGGGCTTCGGTCGCGTGCCCGGAATCGATCCCGACAAGGTCATTCCCGACCCTCGGCTCTCCATACGGGAAGGCGCCGTCGCCCCCTGGCGCACGGATAAACACCAGCAGTGGCTGCGCCGCTTAGAACGCTGCGCTCACGAGGTGGGCCTGCCCTTGGATGTGCCGTACTGCGAGCTTACCGAGGCGCAGCGCGATCTGCTCTGGAACGGCTGGCCCGGATTCGAGGGCATAGAGGGTTTCTTCCGGGAGATCCAGAGCCAATTTCACAAAATGCACTACCGCATCTTCTACGCCCGCTTCCGCGGCTACAAGCGGTGCCCCGACTGCCGGGGATATCGGCTCAGGCCGGAGGCGCTCTACGTGCGCGTTGGCGGCCTGCATATCGGCGAAGTGACGGCCCTTTCTATTGGCGAAGCGGAGCGCTTCTTTCGCTCGCTTCGGCTTTCGGACTACGAAGAACAGGTCGCCGGGCAGGTGCTGGCAGAGATCCGGCGCCGGCTCGAATACCTTGTGGCCATCGGGCTCGATTACCTCACGCTCGACCGGTTGGCCATGACGCTCTCCGGGGGCGAAACGCAGCGCATCCACTTGGCCACGGCCCTGGGGGGCGCGCTCGTAGGCGCCATCTACGTGCTCGATGAGCCCTCCATCGGCCTGCATCCGCGCGATACGGAGCGTCTCATCGGCATCCTGCGCCGGCTCCGGGATCAGGGCAACACGGTCTTGGTCGTGGAGCACGACCCGGACATTATCCGAGCCGCAGACGAGATCGTGGAGCTGGGCCCGGGCGCCGGCGAACACGGCGGCCAGATCGTCTTTCAGGGCTCATATAAGGCCCTCTGTCAACACCCCAGCTCCCTGACGGGGGGCTATCTGAGCGGACGGCTGCAGATCCCGGTTCCCCGCCAGCGCCGCCGATGGGAAGACGCCATCGTGCTTTACGGCTGCCGATCGCACAACCTCAAAAACCTCGACGTGACGTTTCCCCTCAACGTGCTGGTCTGCGTCACGGGCCCCAGCGGCTCGGGCAAATCCACCTTGGTGCACCAAACCCTGTATGAGGCCCTCAGACGCCTTAAGGGCGATTACGCCGAAGAAGAGCCCACCACGACGCCTGGCCTCTACAGCCGCATCACGGGACATGAGGCGATCGCGGCCGTAGAACTGGTCGATCAAAGCCCGATCGGCCGCAGCTCCCGATCCAATCCCGTCACCTTTGTAAAAGCCTTCGATCCGATTCGAGAGCTGTACGCGAGCCTTCCGCTGGCGCAGGCGCGGGGCTACACGCCCGGCTTTTTTTCCTTCAACGTAGAAGGTGGCCGCTGCGAAGCCTGCCAAGGCGAGGGATGGCAGCGCATCGAAATGCAATTCCTGGCCGATCTATATCTGCCCTGCGAGGTCTGCCAAGGACGACGCTACAAAGACGAGGTCCTGGACGTGCGCTATCGGGATCGCAGCATCGTAGATGTGCTGGAGATGACGGTGGAAGAGGCCTCGGAGTTCTTCGCCGACCATCGCAAGATCGTTCAGCGCCTGCACCCCCTGCAGGAGGTGGGCCTGGGCTACGTGCGGCTCGGACAGCCTACGCCGACGCTCTCCGGCGGCGAGGCCCAGCGGCTCAAATTGGCCGCTCATCTGGCAGAACCCCATCGGGGTCCGACTCTGTATCTATTTGATGAGCCTACTACGGGGTTACACCTGGATGACGTGCGCCGTCTGCTGGCCTGCTTCGACCGGCTTCTGGAACAGGGGCACTCCGTGGTGGTGATCGAACACAACCTGGAAGTGATCAAATGCGCCGACTACGTGATCGATCTGGGCCCCGGAGGCGGAGCACAAGGCGGCTACCTAGTGGCCACTGGGACCCCAGAGGAAGTGGCCCAGCACCCTGAAAGCCCCACAGGCCCTTACCTGCGGGCCGTTCTGGAACGCGGCCGATCCGATTACACCTCTCCTAACGGGCCCATTCAATAG
- the rlmB gene encoding 23S rRNA (guanosine(2251)-2'-O)-methyltransferase RlmB — translation MAYVATAPMSAQQQDDRPIVFGRHPVREWLLSGRRAEKLYVREGLRSPWLAELEALASAQRVPIQRVPGARLDSLTGTRHHQGVALIGGLVAYWALETLLEQAFAQDPRPLLLVLDQIVDPHNVGAILRTAEAAGVQGVIVPKHGAAPISPAVLKTSAGAAVHLAIARATNLVRALQTLKQAGFWVIGADQGADRLLWEQDYSGPTALVIGNEGKGIRPLVRRHCDALVRIPMRGQVASLNASVAAAVLLYAALEDRWRQSLKPYPAA, via the coding sequence ATGGCGTACGTGGCGACGGCGCCCATGAGCGCGCAGCAACAAGACGACAGGCCCATCGTCTTCGGTCGACATCCGGTGCGCGAATGGCTGCTTTCGGGCCGGCGCGCGGAAAAGCTCTACGTGCGGGAGGGCCTGCGCTCCCCTTGGCTTGCCGAACTCGAGGCGTTGGCATCGGCGCAACGCGTGCCTATACAGCGCGTTCCGGGGGCCAGACTGGACAGCCTGACTGGAACGCGCCACCATCAGGGGGTTGCGCTCATAGGAGGCCTTGTGGCCTACTGGGCGCTTGAGACGCTTCTGGAACAGGCTTTCGCACAAGATCCCCGCCCGCTGCTCCTGGTGCTCGATCAGATAGTCGACCCCCATAACGTGGGGGCGATTTTGCGCACCGCGGAGGCGGCCGGAGTACAGGGGGTGATCGTGCCCAAACACGGAGCTGCTCCGATTAGCCCCGCGGTGCTCAAAACTTCGGCCGGGGCGGCCGTCCATCTGGCCATCGCACGCGCTACGAACCTGGTGCGGGCGCTACAGACCCTAAAGCAGGCGGGCTTTTGGGTGATCGGCGCCGATCAGGGAGCCGATCGTCTGCTCTGGGAACAGGATTACTCCGGGCCGACGGCGCTCGTGATCGGCAACGAGGGCAAAGGTATACGGCCCTTGGTGCGCCGCCACTGTGACGCGCTCGTGCGCATCCCCATGCGGGGACAGGTAGCCTCGCTCAACGCCTCGGTGGCGGCCGCGGTGCTGCTGTACGCGGCCCTGGAGGACCGATGGCGTCAGAGCCTCAAGCCATATCCCGCTGCATAG
- a CDS encoding prolipoprotein diacylglyceryl transferase produces the protein MYPRITDLLYDLFGWRSPIPLYSFGLMVAVGILLAAYTTAANFRWMHRSGILPAIAIRLRRKGQARSEHAVRPPSEVVGNLALIAAATGLVGAKLFHIWEYWDLFRARPWEMLFSPGGLTFYGGLITGALGVVWALRRYRIPIKPAADAIAPGLMLAYGVGRIGCHLAGDGDWGIPADLAAKPDWLPTWLWAETYPRAIVGPPEVPVYPTPLYEFFLCTLFFGLLWVLRRHPYRFGWLFSLYLVLNGLERFLIEQIRVNPRFSFFGWQVTQAELIALLLMLGGLVGLWRTWRRRP, from the coding sequence ATGTATCCGCGCATTACGGATCTGCTGTACGACCTATTCGGGTGGCGTAGTCCGATCCCCCTGTATTCGTTTGGGCTGATGGTGGCCGTGGGGATCCTGCTGGCCGCCTACACGACGGCGGCGAATTTCCGCTGGATGCACCGATCCGGCATCCTGCCCGCGATCGCGATTCGGCTGCGCCGCAAGGGGCAAGCTCGATCGGAGCACGCCGTGCGCCCTCCTTCGGAAGTGGTCGGCAATCTTGCCCTCATCGCCGCCGCAACGGGGCTTGTGGGGGCCAAGCTGTTTCATATTTGGGAGTACTGGGATCTATTCCGCGCCCGCCCCTGGGAGATGCTCTTCAGCCCAGGCGGGCTGACCTTCTACGGAGGGCTGATCACGGGGGCGCTTGGGGTCGTGTGGGCGCTTCGCCGGTACCGGATTCCGATCAAGCCGGCGGCTGACGCCATCGCGCCCGGCCTTATGCTCGCCTACGGGGTGGGCCGCATCGGCTGCCACCTGGCCGGAGACGGGGACTGGGGCATTCCGGCCGACCTCGCCGCTAAACCGGACTGGCTGCCCACCTGGTTGTGGGCGGAAACCTATCCCCGCGCCATCGTCGGACCGCCGGAGGTGCCCGTCTACCCCACCCCGCTTTACGAGTTTTTCCTGTGCACCTTGTTCTTCGGCCTGCTATGGGTGCTGCGCAGACATCCCTACCGGTTTGGGTGGCTGTTTTCGCTCTACCTGGTGCTAAACGGCCTGGAGCGGTTTCTGATCGAACAAATTCGGGTCAATCCGCGGTTTTCCTTTTTCGGCTGGCAAGTTACCCAAGCCGAACTGATAGCCCTGCTGCTCATGCTGGGCGGCCTGGTAGGGCTATGGCGTACGTGGCGACGGCGCCCATGA
- the hisS gene encoding histidine--tRNA ligase, producing MRFRSVKGTHDILPQESARWQHVEGVIRSWAERFGFREIRTPILEPFELIARGVGQTTDIVTKEMFTLQRGQDLLVLRPEMTAPVMRAYLQHGLYTQGAVQKWYYIGAMFRAERPQRGRQRQFHQYGAEVIGSPDPTADAEVIALQMGILEEFGLQGLRLRLNSIGDEAARARYREALLAYFRPLADRLSPASRERLERNPLRILDSKEPQDQELAARAPRITEYLSEGCRQHFEQLKRYLEDLGIAYEEDPLLVRGLDYYSRTAFEVTSPLLGAQDALGGGGRYDGLAKALGGPPTPGVGFAGGLERLLLALEASGYLFPAPARAELYIAATGAEARRWALVRAQRWRRQEGLRVEYDLLGRSIKAQLREADRMGARFVLFVGDQELRQGLAPLKELASGEQTWVPLDEVPEYLRRAHVSSLRT from the coding sequence ATGCGGTTTCGCTCCGTCAAAGGCACCCACGACATCCTGCCCCAGGAGTCCGCGCGTTGGCAGCACGTTGAGGGCGTTATCCGCTCCTGGGCGGAGCGTTTTGGGTTTCGGGAAATCCGAACCCCGATTCTGGAGCCGTTTGAGCTTATCGCGCGGGGTGTAGGGCAGACGACCGACATCGTCACCAAGGAGATGTTCACCTTGCAGCGGGGTCAGGACCTGTTAGTCCTGCGCCCGGAGATGACGGCGCCCGTTATGCGGGCTTACCTACAACACGGCCTCTACACGCAAGGGGCTGTGCAGAAGTGGTACTACATCGGAGCTATGTTTCGCGCCGAACGCCCTCAGAGGGGACGCCAGCGTCAATTTCACCAATATGGCGCGGAGGTGATCGGCTCACCCGATCCCACAGCAGACGCCGAGGTGATCGCCCTGCAGATGGGCATTCTGGAGGAGTTTGGCCTTCAGGGGCTGCGCCTACGGCTTAACTCGATCGGCGATGAGGCGGCCCGAGCCCGATACCGCGAGGCCCTGCTGGCGTACTTCCGGCCTCTTGCCGATCGGCTAAGCCCCGCCAGCCGAGAGCGGCTGGAACGCAACCCGCTGCGGATCCTAGATTCCAAAGAGCCCCAAGATCAAGAGCTCGCGGCCCGCGCCCCGCGCATTACGGAGTACCTCTCCGAGGGCTGTCGCCAACACTTCGAGCAGCTTAAACGCTATCTGGAGGACCTGGGGATCGCCTATGAAGAGGATCCTCTGCTCGTGCGCGGGCTTGACTACTACAGCCGGACGGCCTTCGAGGTCACAAGCCCCCTGCTAGGCGCCCAGGACGCCCTGGGAGGCGGCGGGCGATATGATGGGCTGGCGAAGGCCCTCGGCGGCCCCCCCACGCCCGGCGTGGGCTTTGCTGGCGGCTTGGAACGCCTGCTCCTGGCTTTAGAGGCCTCCGGCTACCTATTCCCCGCGCCCGCCCGAGCGGAGCTTTACATCGCCGCCACGGGAGCGGAGGCCCGGCGCTGGGCCCTTGTGCGCGCCCAGCGGTGGCGGCGCCAGGAGGGCCTGCGCGTAGAGTACGATTTGCTGGGTCGCAGCATAAAAGCTCAACTGCGCGAAGCCGACCGCATGGGGGCCCGTTTCGTGCTCTTTGTCGGCGATCAAGAGCTGCGTCAAGGGCTCGCCCCTCTGAAGGAACTCGCCTCCGGAGAGCAGACCTGGGTGCCGCTTGATGAGGTGCCGGAATACCTAAGACGGGCCCACGTGTCGAGCCTGAGGACCTAA
- a CDS encoding PTS sugar transporter subunit IIA has product MIASLLRPEYVRVRVWCRTKVELLEALLSLVSTHPAVLDPAELRRAVWDREAIMSTGVGKGLAIPHGKTHAVTDSVASLMTLAEPVDYDALDGQPVRIAFLLVGPENQTSQHIKLLSRISRLMNHEPFRERLLKAQTPEELCALFAQEEELYFRL; this is encoded by the coding sequence ATGATCGCCTCGCTTCTACGCCCCGAATACGTGCGGGTTCGGGTCTGGTGTCGCACCAAGGTGGAGCTATTGGAGGCGCTTCTGTCGCTCGTCTCCACCCATCCGGCCGTGCTGGATCCAGCGGAGCTGCGGCGAGCGGTGTGGGATCGGGAAGCGATCATGTCAACCGGTGTGGGCAAGGGGCTGGCCATTCCGCATGGGAAAACGCACGCCGTAACCGATAGCGTAGCCTCCTTGATGACGCTCGCTGAACCTGTAGACTATGATGCCTTAGACGGCCAACCGGTGCGCATCGCCTTTCTGCTCGTGGGTCCGGAAAACCAAACAAGCCAGCACATCAAGCTGCTCAGTCGCATCTCCCGGCTCATGAACCATGAGCCCTTCCGGGAACGTCTTTTAAAAGCGCAAACCCCGGAGGAGCTCTGCGCCCTCTTCGCGCAGGAGGAAGAACTGTACTTTCGTCTATAG
- the tgt gene encoding tRNA guanosine(34) transglycosylase Tgt, translated as MRFELVATDPASRARAGWLHTGHGSVPTPMFMPVGTRASVRAVPQQVLERELEAPILLGNTYHLYLRPGTEVLAQAGGLHRFMAWPRAILTDSGGYQIFSLSGLRRITDDGVVFRNHIDGAYLHFSPESVIEAQRTIGSDVMMVLDECPPWPCEHAYMAEAVARTTRWAERAWRAWRQTSPRYGHDQALFAIVQGGTHPDLRRRSAEQLLSWDFSGYAIGGLSVGEPAELLYAMTELVTDILPPDKPRYLMGVGTPENILEAIARGVDLFDCVLPTRNGRNGMVFTTEGILNIRNARWARDFSPLDPGLQTEVSQRYSKAYVRHLFSVDEILGLEIVSTQNLAFYLWLVREARRHILEGDFSSWKAEILPRISRRL; from the coding sequence GTGCGCTTTGAGCTCGTGGCCACCGATCCGGCTTCACGCGCCCGGGCCGGCTGGCTGCACACGGGACACGGTTCGGTGCCCACGCCGATGTTTATGCCTGTGGGCACCCGCGCTTCGGTGCGGGCCGTGCCCCAACAGGTCTTGGAGCGGGAACTGGAAGCGCCGATCCTGCTGGGCAACACCTATCATCTTTACCTGCGCCCCGGAACGGAAGTCCTAGCGCAGGCTGGTGGGCTGCATCGCTTTATGGCCTGGCCGCGGGCGATCCTCACCGATAGCGGGGGATATCAGATCTTCAGCCTATCGGGCCTGCGCCGGATCACGGACGACGGCGTGGTCTTCCGCAACCATATCGACGGCGCCTACCTGCATTTCTCCCCGGAATCCGTAATAGAAGCGCAACGCACGATCGGCTCGGACGTCATGATGGTCTTGGACGAATGCCCGCCCTGGCCCTGTGAGCATGCCTATATGGCCGAGGCGGTAGCGCGCACCACACGCTGGGCCGAGCGCGCCTGGCGCGCCTGGCGCCAGACAAGCCCCCGTTACGGGCATGATCAGGCCCTGTTCGCCATTGTGCAGGGGGGCACGCATCCGGATCTGCGCCGGCGCTCCGCAGAGCAGCTGTTGAGCTGGGATTTCAGCGGCTACGCCATTGGAGGCCTTTCCGTGGGCGAACCCGCGGAGCTGCTGTACGCCATGACGGAGCTCGTCACGGACATCCTGCCCCCCGATAAACCCCGCTACCTTATGGGCGTGGGCACCCCGGAAAACATCCTAGAGGCCATCGCGCGTGGAGTGGACCTGTTTGATTGCGTGCTACCCACTCGAAACGGCCGCAACGGCATGGTCTTCACCACGGAGGGCATCCTCAACATCCGCAACGCGCGCTGGGCGCGGGACTTTTCCCCCCTGGACCCCGGACTGCAGACCGAGGTGAGCCAGCGCTACAGCAAAGCCTACGTGCGGCATCTGTTCTCCGTAGACGAAATCCTGGGTCTAGAGATCGTCTCCACCCAGAACCTGGCCTTTTATCTGTGGCTGGTTCGGGAGGCCCGCCGGCACATCCTTGAGGGGGATTTCAGCTCCTGGAAGGCCGAAATCCTTCCCCGAATCAGCCGTCGCCTATAA
- a CDS encoding TraR/DksA C4-type zinc finger protein yields MRRRLSVLESADPRRGHAMETPPKSPYSAEELEHFRRIILEKMRQVQADIQYLEEQIRDNLENRNGEGRLASSPDEVTHNPDSELEQAYLLHDREVKFLRYLERALLRIQEGTYGVCRQCGRPIPKERLEIVPHTTICIDCKRKQG; encoded by the coding sequence TTGCGACGTCGCTTGTCCGTGCTTGAGTCGGCAGACCCGCGCAGAGGCCACGCTATGGAGACGCCCCCCAAGTCCCCTTACTCGGCCGAGGAACTGGAGCATTTCCGCCGCATCATTCTCGAGAAGATGCGCCAAGTGCAGGCGGACATCCAGTACCTCGAGGAGCAGATCCGCGATAACCTGGAAAACCGCAACGGAGAGGGGCGATTGGCCTCTTCCCCCGACGAGGTCACCCACAACCCGGATAGCGAACTGGAGCAGGCCTACCTGCTGCACGACCGCGAAGTCAAATTTTTGCGCTATCTGGAGCGCGCCCTGCTGCGGATCCAAGAAGGCACCTATGGCGTCTGCCGCCAGTGCGGCCGCCCCATCCCCAAAGAGCGCCTGGAGATCGTGCCCCACACGACGATCTGCATCGACTGCAAACGCAAGCAAGGCTGA